In Paenibacillus stellifer, the DNA window AGTGAACAGCGGAAAGGAATGAAGAAGAACTTAATGCGCGAATTAAGAAATAAGTAAGATTTGCGACATAGAAACGAAAGAGTTCCTTTATAAGATGAGAACAGGTTCAAATCAAGCGGGGAGTGAAGAATAATGGCGAACGTCATCCGGACACATATGCTGTGCAAAAGCTTCGGCACGTCGGATGTGATAACGAGCGTAAATATGAATGTGAAGAGCGGCGAAATCTACGGATTTCTCGGACCCAACGGAGCAGGCAAGTCAACATTGATGAAAATGCTGCTCGGTCTGGTCAGACCGACCGGCGGCGAGGTTGAGCTGTTCGGACAGACTGTGCTGGCCGGTTCGACCGAGTATTTGAAGCGGATCGGCCACCTGATCGAGACGCCCGTGTTCTATGAGAAGCTGACCGCCGAAGAGAATCTCGGGCTTCACTGCGAGTATATGGGATATTACAACAAGCAGGCGGTCTCTGAAGCGCTGTCGATGGTCAGGCTGGTCGGGGTAGAGAATAAACCGGTGAAGCAGTTCTCCCTCGGGATGAAGCAGCGGCTGGGGATTGCAAGAGCCATTTCGACGAGACCCGAGCTGCTTATTCTGGACGAACCGATTAACGGCCTGGACCCGGAGGGAATTCAGCTTATGCGGGGGCTGTTCCGCAGGCTGCGCGACGAATGGGGCATGACGATTCTGATCTCGAGCCATCTGCTGTCCGAAATCGAGCAGGTGGCCGATACCGTCGGCGTTCTGGACCAGGGGCGGCTGCTCCGGGAAGTGTCGCTGGACAGCGTGCGGGCTTCGACGACGGAGTTCGTGGAGATCGTTACCTCAAATGTCACCCAGGCCGCATTCGTACTTGTCGACAATCTCGGGATCAGCAGCTTTAAACAGCTCGGCGACCGGACGCTGCGCGTCTATGACAACTCGGTTTCCCAGGAAGCATTATCCAAAGAACTCGTGCTGAACGATGTCCCGATCGAATCGATCAATCGTCGTCATCACACGCTGGAGGAATATTTCTTCGAGATGATCAAAGGAGGCGGAGAGCATGCTGCATCTCATCGGACTGGAGTTTAAAAAAGGGCGCGCCGCTGGCTACACCTGGGGCTCGCTGATCGCCTGGGCGGCTATTGTCGGCATGATATCGCTTATTTATTTTGTAGATGGCAACAATCTGGCGGACCCTGCGTTCAAGGATCAGGGCGAATTGCTGCAGGTGATTGAGATCATGGTTCGGGCCACCTTCATTATTTATGCCTCTGCGCTTCTGTCCAAGCTGATTATCAGCGAATATAAGGACAAGACGATGGCCCTGCTGTTCACATACCCGATTAGCCGCAAAAAGCTGATTTTTGCCAAGTTGATCATCGTGTTTCTCTGGTGCTTCCTGAATATCGTGATCGCCAATCTGCTAATCGATGCGCTGTTCCTCGCCATTGATTCCTACATGGGCTATTTGCCGGACCGTCTCACCCGCCATGACCTCTTCATTCATGAAGGCAATGTGCTGATGCAGGCATTAGGCGCCGCAGGCATGAGCCTGCTCCCGCTTGTTATCGGACTGCGCCGCAAATCGGTGGCTGCTACGGTTGCATCCTCGATCTTCATCGTCATGATCGTCTGCTCCAACAATATGGGCTTCACACTCAGTTCCATCATCGCAATCCCCCTGTCCCTGGCCGGGCTGGGCATCCTGATTACGTATCTTAGCTTCCGGAATGTGGATCAGATGGATGTCGGATAGACTTTGCAGCAGAGAAGTTATAAGGTTATCCAATGTTTAAAAAGGCTTCGCTTGAGGCTGTCTCAAAAGAAAAAATGAGCAGAGCAGCGGTTCTCCCGTTAAAGGAGGATCGCTGTTTTGCTTTTTTTGGTCTGCTGCGTATTTCACTTCGCAGAAGTTAGTACCTGCTCTTGGTTGATGGAGCCGCTCCAAACTGACAGCGATCTCCCATAGGACTCAATATTGCAGATAATCTGACACGAATTATTCAAACATAACTTAAATATATGAAACATAACAAAAAATATGGTCGATTATTGAAAAGTATGTTAGAATGTCTCCTAAATCACATCAATACATATATTAAAGGAGTGGGAGTATGTTAAGAAAGCTGGCAATTACGGTAATGGCGGCGGCACTCTTGGTGGCAGCGCCTGTAGCGGGAAGCGGAAAGGTGGAAGCTGCCGGCAAGACACAGCTGCTTGTATCCGCGGCTGCAAGCTTGCAGGACAGCCTGGACAAGATCGAGGTTACCTATGAGAAGCTGCATCCTGATGTTGATCTCGTGTTCAACTATGCCGCATCGGGCACGCTGCAGAAGCAGATCGAGCAGGGCGCACCGGCCGACATCTTCTTCTCTGCGGGGGACAAGCAGATGAACGCGCTTGTGGACGCGGGATTGATCGGATCCCATCAGGAACTGCTGAAGAATCAGCTGGTCGTTGTGGTTCCCGCCAATTCGAAGGCGAAGCTTACGACCATTTCGCAATTGACCGGCTCTTCCTATAAAAAGATCGCGGTTGGCCAGCCGGAATCCGTTCCTGCCGGACAATATGCTCAGCAAGCTCTGACTTACCGTAATATTTGGGACACGCTCCAGAGCAAGCTTGTATTCGGCAAAGACGTGCGCGCCGTTCTCTCCTATGTGGAAACAGGCAACGTTGATGCCGGCTTTGTCTACAAGACCGATGCGCTGACTACCAAGAAGGTGAAGATCGCTCTTACCGTCAGTGCCCAGGCTCACAAGGCCATCAACTATCCGCTCGGCATCGTCAAGAATACGGAGCACAGCGCCCAGGCTACGGAGTTCTACAATTATCTCAAGACCAGCGCCGCAACCAGCGTCTTTAAATCTTACGGATTCTCTCTCTACTAAAAATAATCACAGAACAGCGGGTTGATTGTGCATGAATATCAATTGGACTGACTTTATGGCGCCTGTATGGCTGTCGATAAAAATCGCGGTAATTACAAGCCTGGTCGTATTCCTTCTGGCTGCGGCGGCGGCCAAGGGGATGGCGAACCGGAAGTTTCCGGGCCACAGCCTGATCGAGACGGTTCTGCTGCTGCCGCTGGTTCTTCCGCCTACCGTGGTCGGCTTCGTGCTTCTTGTTATTCTGGGAAGAAGAAGCTGGATCGGACAGTGGTATGAGGATCTGACCGGGGGAACGATTCTCTTTACCTGGGGATCGGCCGTCATTGCAGCTGTCGTCGTTGCCTTTCCGCTCGTCTACCGGACGCTGAAGGCCGGCTTCGAGGGGGTCGACCGGGATCTGGAGGACGCGGCTCGCGCCCAGGGAGCAAATGAGTTTCAGGTGCTTCGCTACGTAACCTTTCCGCTGGCGCTTCGTACGCTGGCTGCGGGCTATGTGCTCGGATTCGCACGGGGCCTTGGAGAGTTCGGCGCAACCATTATGGTTGCGGGGAACATTCCGAACCGGACGCAGACGATTCCAACGGCCATTTATGTGGCTGTGGACGGCGGAGATATGACGCTGGCCTGGGCTTGGGTTATATCCATTATCGCAATATCGGCGGTTATGCTCATGTTCGTCAATCGGTATTCCTAAATTCATCTCGTACACAAATAGCCCTCCCGAATCCGTGATTCCTGCGGATTTGGGAGGGCTAAGTTGTGGGAAGTCTTAGGTCTCATAGATGATGGTGCCGGTTTCGGTCAAGTCGTAGCCGTATAGAGAACCGAGCTCGTCATGCAGTGCTTTGGAACGGCAGATTTCCAGCAAGGCGGAGATCAATTCCTGATTCTCGGGCCGTTTCAGCATGACGAGATCATACTTCTCATGAATGAGGGGGATAAAATCGACTCCGTCTACCATGCGCGCCGACTTCTCGTTGCCGACGCCGACATCGGCTTCGCCGCGGGCCACCTTGCCGGCAACCGTCAAATGGCTGATTTCCTCATTCGTATACCCTTCGATTTGCGAAGCCTTAATTCCGTTCAGCCGGAGCTGCTCGTCCAGAAGCACACGGGCTCCCGAGCCCCGTTCCCGATTGACCAGCTTCAGGTCAGGTTGGTTAAGATCCTTCCAGGACGACAGTTTCTTGGGGTTGCCCTTTCTGACGTAAAGGCCGGCTTCACGTCCAAGCAGGCGAACGACCATATAGCTGGAGCCAACGAGCAGCTTTCGGATGTACGGAATGTTGAATTCGCCCGTGTCTCCGTCCAGCAGATGGGTGCTGACGATGTCCGATTCGCCGCGGTACATGGAGATCAGGCTGTCCAGACTGCCGGCATAGGAGCGCAGAGGACGAAGGGAAGACGAATGCTTCTCCAGATGCTGGGCGAGGATGTCCAGGCTGATATCCTGCCCTGTAATGACGATGTCTCTGGCCGAAGACCGTAAAGGGACCGCCGCTGCAGGTGCTGGCGTATAGACCTGAGCAAGGGCTGGTGACGAATAATTATAAGCCTGCCGTCCGCTGCTCTCTCTGGATTGCTGCTTGTACATCTCAAGATCCGATGAGTCTACTCGCATTTGCTTGCCGACCCGGTAGGAAGAGAGCTCTCCTTTTTTAATCAGATCATAGACTTTTAATTTCGATATTTTCAGAAGTTGGGCAACTTCTTCCGTTGTATAAGATGTGTTATCGGACATTTCCATGAAGCCTCCTAGATCGTCGGCTGAATCATCAGCCGCCCGCACTTGATACATTAATTAGTATCAGACTACCTTATTTTGTGCCGGGAAGCAATTCAGGATCGCCAGAAGATTTAAGTAAAGGAAGACGGATTTGGATGGGCGGGGGCTAGAGGATTGCCAGTTATCACATAAAAAAGAACCGGACGCGGGGAACAAATCACCACTTGTCCGGTTCTGCTGTGCAATTTCTGAAACTGTGCTGCCGGTTATTAAGCCATCAGCAGTACGGAAGAGGCTTTGAAAAGAGCGGTAACCTTGGAGCCTTCCTTGATTTCGAGCTCTTGAAGAGCATCCAGAGAAATGATTGAGGTAATGGTCTGTCCACCGGCGTCTATGACAACCTCCGCATTGATTGGACCCGCTTTAACAAGAGTCACTGTGCCCTCCAACTGATTTCTTGCGCTGAGCTTCATTGAAAACTCTCCTTTCCATGGCAGGGTGAGGAATCATCTATAGTGTGGGTCATGATGTTCTCAGGATATAAAATATACTCAATTCTACTATAATAGATTTAGAGGTTCAAGGGAGTTTATGGGATTGACGGGAGTATGGCGGGCCGAAATCTCTTTTGGCCAGCAGGTTCATTATCCCGGGCAATTCATATATAATGAAGAACTAAATAGCAAGCATGAGGGATGACAAGCAGAAAGGTGGGAGGATATGAACCTCATTGATCTTAGAGAACACCGACAATATCCGGAAATTACCCGCCAGGAAACGTCGCGCGCCGCTTATGAACGGGATTATTCCCGTCTGATTCATTCGCCAACCTTCCGCAGGCTGCAAGGGAAGTCGCAGGTGTTCGGCGCTGGAACCGGAGACTACTACCGGACGCGGCTGACCCATTCGCTGGAAGTGGCGCAGATCGCCCGGGAAGCGGCCAAGAGCCTGCTGCGCGCCTATCCTGAGGTAGGGATGGAGAGAGCGGATAATCCGGGACTCGTTCTTGATCCGGAGGTGGTCGAATGCGCGGCGATCGCCCATGATTTCGGCCATCCGCCTTTCGGACACAAAGGAGAAGAGGTGCTCGACGGAATTCTCGACAGCCTGATTGAAGAGAAGACCAGCGAGAAAGCCCGGGTTACAGGAGCCGATCCGGCCCGCAAACTGGAAATCTACAATGAAATGCGCGGCAAATACGAGCATTTTGAGGGCAATGCCCATAACTTTCGGCTTATCATGTTCCTGGAGAAACGGGAGAATATCGACGGCCTGAATCTGTCGGACGCCGTTCTGCTGGGAATCAACAAGTACCCGTTCCCCGGCACGGTGCTCAAGAAGGGCATGTATCAGTATGAGTGGGATTACATTTCCCATATCCGCTCCGAGTGGCACATCCCTCCCGGCAAAAAGACGCTCGAAGCCCAACTGATGGACCTGTGCGATGATATCGCATACTCTGCGCATGATTTGGAGGACGGCATCAAGGCCGGGAAGATCGAGGTGCATGAGTTTTTTATGCATGACCCTTATATTTTGCGGCTTATCGTCGAGAAGATCATGACGCTGGAGGATTCCTTTTGGGACGGCTGGGATGAGGCGGCGATTCGTCCGAAGGTGGAGGAGGTCCTGAATTCATTCCTGAGCATCTGGAAGGAGAAAATGCCGACCTGCGAGAACGACTACTCCCGGACGCGCCGCGAGGTCAAAGCGTATTGGGTGAGCACCTTTGTCGGTAGTCTGGGCGTCATCCCGGATGGCGACTGGAAGAAGGTTACCTTCGTCAAGGAAGGCAGAGAGGACGAGGATCTGCTCCGGACAGTCAGCGTGCTGAAGAGCTTCGCCTGGGTGACGATGATCCGCGATCTCCGCGTTCAGCGCCTTCAGAAGCGCAGCGAGTGGATTGTCCGCAAGCTGTGGGGAGCTTTTCTGGACCCGGAAACGTCGAAAGCGATCATCCCGACCGACTGGCTGCAGCGGTTCGAGAAGGACCAGCGAAAGGCGCGGCCGATCTGGACCTGGGAGCATATGGTCATCGACTATATCGCCGGAATGACGGATGCTTTTGCCGAGAAAATCTATAACGAGCTCTTTGGTCTCAAGGTCGGTTCGATTTATGACCTGGATTGAAAGCCGGTTCTAAATGCAAGTCTTCACTTTTGGGCCTTTCCTGCCGTTATAGGTATGAAGGGCTATTTTTTGCGTTTTTTTATGAAAATGATATTGAAATTTCAGAAATTTCCAAAATGGAGGCAGCGGCTATGCAAAAGAATCACAAATTTATGTCCTCATTCAAATCCCGCCCCCTTCCAAGACTTCGGCTTCGGAAGCTGAATCTGCTGGGCAAGCTGCGGGTCAAGATGGCCATCTGTTTCACGGGAATAGGGCTGTTCGTACTGTTAACAGGTGTGATTTCCCTCTATCAGATGAACGGGATGCAGAAGAACACGGAGGACATCACCCGGAAGACTTTGCCCGCGCTCGAACAATTATATGATATGAGCTTTTACAGCGAGCATATTATGTCGGTCAGCCTTCAGCATTTCCAGAACGAAGATCAATCCGCCAAGCAGCAGCTTTCGGAGGAGCGCGACAGCTATATCCGCAAGTTCGCCCAGGTCCGCACCAGCTATGAGAAGAGCGTCTCCGGACCGGAGCTTGATCAGGTTAAATCTCTGTCCGGCCAGTGGGACGAATTCATGCGGATTAACGATCAGGCGCTGAAGCTGAGTACGCAGCAGGACGAGGAGCTGGCGCAGGAAGTATCCGGCAAAGGAGTCACGGCCTTTAACGCCATGCAGAAGACGCTGGATGAGCTCGTTCAGCAGAAGAAATCGGAAGCTGTCATGAAAGAGGGATTGTCCGGTGATATCTTTCGCAGCGCCCGAATCGTCGTCATGGTATCGGTTGTAATCGTCATGCTGCTTACGCTCCTGATGAATATCCTCGTTCACCGGGCGATTACTTCTCCAATCGGACGGGTGACCAGCCGGCTGAAGCGGATCGCCGAAGGCGATCTGAAGGAAGAGCCGTTGAAGGTCCGAAGCCGGGATGAAATCGGCACGCTGGCTGACACGGTAAGCGCCATGAATGCTGCGCTGCTGGATATTGTAACCCGGATTCGCAGCGTATCCGGAACGATCGGGGAGCAGAGCGTACAGCTCGGCGTCTCCACGATGGAGGCTCGGGAGGGCGGCAGACAGATCGCCGCGACGATGGAGGAGCTGGCGGACGCCGCCGGCGGGCAGGCGGATGCCGCGTCGGACGCCGCGAGCGCGGTGGACCGTCTTAACGCCTCTATTGAAGAGGCGGCCGCCAAGGGTGAGCAGTTGGCCGAGGCTTCGCGCCAGGTTATGGCAAAGGGCGATACGGGCAGCGAACGGATGGCCCGTTCCGTCACCCAGATGAGCGAGCTGGCCGATGCGGTATCGGAATCGATGAAGATGGTGGAATCGCTGATCGGGCGGAACGAGGGAATCTACGCTTTGGTAGGATCGATCTCCTCGATATCGGAGCAGACTCATCTTCTGGCTATCAATGCGGCTATCGAAGCGGCCAGGGCGGGAGAGCATGGAAGAGGCTTTGCAGTTGTGGCCGATGAGGTGCGCCGGCTGTCGGAACAGGTGCAGCAGATTGTGGGCGAAATTACGGCAATTACGCAGGCTATACATACAGATTCGAGTTCGGTGGCAGATAGTCTGCGCCAAGGCATGGAGCAGACAGCAGAAGGCAGACGGCGGATCGCCAAGACGGGCGAGGCGCTGGCCGACATTACTTCATCTGTCGGCGTAATGGCCGAGACAATTGCTTCTGTCTCCGAAGAGCTTCAAATGATGCGGAAGACCAGCGATGAAATGCGCCGCTTCAGCCTGCGGACAGCGGAGCTATCCCAGCAGTCGGCCGCTGGTGTGGAAGAGACCTCGGCTTCCGCAACCGAGCAGGTGCACACGAACGGAGTAGTGGCCTCGGGGATCGAACGTCTGAAGACTCTGTCGGACGAGCTGGAGCAATCGGTGTCCCGCTTTCAGGTATAGGATAGGGTATAATAATAGGAAGCGGCATCTGCCGCTTCTTTCTTTTTATTTTCTTACATTATATATGCATGCAAAGGCGGGATTACCCGATGGACGATAAATTGGCATCCTATCTCTATATGTACCGGAGTCATGAGAATGAGAGCGGATTATGCGAGTTGGAGCTGAATGCGCTGCTTCAGGGCGACAGGCTTGGAGCCGGGCTAATCATTACCCGGGAGAAGATCGATCCCGGCCGCAGCCCTTATGTGACCGGCAGAATCGACATCCTGGCGTCGTCGGAGTCGCTGGACGACATTGCCGAATATGCCGCAGGGATACCGTTTGCGGAAGGCGAGACATTCAAGGTGTTCTGCCCCCGTGAAGTGGAGGGTACTTACGACGAACACCGCAGGCTGGAGCGGATTGTGGGTGCGCGGATGGCCGGACAAGCGAATATGAAGAACCCAGGCCGGTTATACGGAATCGCCGTTCATGACGGAAGGATATGGTTCGGGACGTATACGGAGAGCGATCGCAGCTGGCAGGAGCGCAAGAATAAGCCGCATAATTATTCGACCGGCCTCGGGGTGGCGCTCGCCAGATCAGCAGTCAACATTGCGGCTCCGAGACCGCAGGGGATTAAAATTCTCGACCCTTGCTGCGGCATGGGAAGCGTGTTGATTGAAGGGCTGTCCATGGGCATGGACATGACCGGCTGTGATCTGAACCCACTTGCCGTCCGGGGAGCCAGGGGGAATCTTCGCCATTTCGGCTACAGCGAGAAGACCGTAACGTTGGGCGACATGCGGGAGCTGGACGGCTTCTATGATGCGGCAGTGCTGGATATGCCGTATAATCTGTGCTCCGTCCTGCCTCAGGAGGATACGGCCGAAATGCTGGCTGCCCTGCGCAGACTAACCGCCCGTGCGGTCATCATCTCCACAGAAGCGCTGGAGGAGGAGATCGCACGGGCGGGATTCGCGGTTATTGGCGGCTGCATCGTGTCCAAGGGAAGCTTCCAGCGCTCCCTGTGGCTGTGCCGCTAGTACTGCCGGGCGTAGTCGACAACATTTCGGGAAGGGCGGCCGGAGGATAAATAGGATTTCATGTTCTCGGCAAAAATAGCGACAACCCGGTCTGCGTAATAATCGGTGGCGCCGGCGACATGAGGCGTTATGACAACCTGCTTCATTCCCCACAGCGGATGATCGCTTGGCAGCGGCTCATTCTCAAACACATCAAGGCCGGCTCCGCTGAGCTTGCCTTCGTTCAGGGCATCGACCAGAGCTTCCGTATCGGTAGTCCCGCCGCGCCCGATGTTGATATAGCAGGAGCCTTCTTTAAAGGAAGAGAAGATGGAGGCATCGAACAGATGGTGGGTGTCGTCGGTCAGCGGCAGCGTATTGATCACATAATCGCCAGTGCTTACCGCTTCCTTGAGCTGTGCGGTCTCGAACATCTCGTCAAAGCCGGGCAGCGGTTCTCCGCTGCGGCGCACGCCGACAGTTCGCATGTCAAACGCCTTGGCGATGCGGGCGGTTTCGCTTCCGATTTCGCCTGTGCCGACGATGACGACCGTCTTGCCCGTCAGCTCGGTTGAATCCATGTGCTCCCTTCCAATCCATAACCGGCTTTCCTGGTTGCGGATTGCCGTGTGGAATTTTCGCGCAAAGATCAGCATGAACCCGAAGATTACCTGCGCAATGGGCTTGGAGTGAACGCCGCTTGCGCTTGTCAGACAGATATTATGTTCCTCCAGCGCCTGGAGCGGCATTGTGTCCACTCCGGCCGACCAGGACTGAACCCAGCGCAGCGGTCCTCCTTCACGGAGCACCGTGTCCGAGATGTTCTTAGTCCAGCCGATGATGATCTCCGCATCGGCAAGGGCGTTCATATCGGGGTTCTTTGCTTCGCTCTGCACGAATGTGTAGCCCGGAGAGGCCTGGGTGACCGCTTCTCTCTGTTCATCGGTCAGCGTTTGAAGACATACGATCGATTTTGTCATAATGGTTCCCTCCCGTAACATCGTATTCTACAAGAATAACAAATCAGTTGAGAAAGGTGAAATGACCATGAGGAATGATAATCAGCAGGCTGGAACAAGCTCCTCTTCAGAGAGACTGTTCACGGCGGTTAGACTGTCTCCGGAAATTCGGAGCAGGACTGGAGAGTTATGCAGAGCAATGTCAGCTGAGCTGCCTTTCGCCAAATGGACGCATGCGGAGGACTATCATATTACGCTCCAATTTCTGGGCGACACCCCCGCCTCGGA includes these proteins:
- the modB gene encoding molybdate ABC transporter permease subunit, whose product is MNINWTDFMAPVWLSIKIAVITSLVVFLLAAAAAKGMANRKFPGHSLIETVLLLPLVLPPTVVGFVLLVILGRRSWIGQWYEDLTGGTILFTWGSAVIAAVVVAFPLVYRTLKAGFEGVDRDLEDAARAQGANEFQVLRYVTFPLALRTLAAGYVLGFARGLGEFGATIMVAGNIPNRTQTIPTAIYVAVDGGDMTLAWAWVISIIAISAVMLMFVNRYS
- a CDS encoding D-2-hydroxyacid dehydrogenase; this translates as MTKSIVCLQTLTDEQREAVTQASPGYTFVQSEAKNPDMNALADAEIIIGWTKNISDTVLREGGPLRWVQSWSAGVDTMPLQALEEHNICLTSASGVHSKPIAQVIFGFMLIFARKFHTAIRNQESRLWIGREHMDSTELTGKTVVIVGTGEIGSETARIAKAFDMRTVGVRRSGEPLPGFDEMFETAQLKEAVSTGDYVINTLPLTDDTHHLFDASIFSSFKEGSCYINIGRGGTTDTEALVDALNEGKLSGAGLDVFENEPLPSDHPLWGMKQVVITPHVAGATDYYADRVVAIFAENMKSYLSSGRPSRNVVDYARQY
- a CDS encoding substrate-binding domain-containing protein produces the protein MSDNTSYTTEEVAQLLKISKLKVYDLIKKGELSSYRVGKQMRVDSSDLEMYKQQSRESSGRQAYNYSSPALAQVYTPAPAAAVPLRSSARDIVITGQDISLDILAQHLEKHSSSLRPLRSYAGSLDSLISMYRGESDIVSTHLLDGDTGEFNIPYIRKLLVGSSYMVVRLLGREAGLYVRKGNPKKLSSWKDLNQPDLKLVNRERGSGARVLLDEQLRLNGIKASQIEGYTNEEISHLTVAGKVARGEADVGVGNEKSARMVDGVDFIPLIHEKYDLVMLKRPENQELISALLEICRSKALHDELGSLYGYDLTETGTIIYET
- the modA gene encoding molybdate ABC transporter substrate-binding protein — its product is MLRKLAITVMAAALLVAAPVAGSGKVEAAGKTQLLVSAAASLQDSLDKIEVTYEKLHPDVDLVFNYAASGTLQKQIEQGAPADIFFSAGDKQMNALVDAGLIGSHQELLKNQLVVVVPANSKAKLTTISQLTGSSYKKIAVGQPESVPAGQYAQQALTYRNIWDTLQSKLVFGKDVRAVLSYVETGNVDAGFVYKTDALTTKKVKIALTVSAQAHKAINYPLGIVKNTEHSAQATEFYNYLKTSAATSVFKSYGFSLY
- a CDS encoding HAMP domain-containing methyl-accepting chemotaxis protein, which gives rise to MQKNHKFMSSFKSRPLPRLRLRKLNLLGKLRVKMAICFTGIGLFVLLTGVISLYQMNGMQKNTEDITRKTLPALEQLYDMSFYSEHIMSVSLQHFQNEDQSAKQQLSEERDSYIRKFAQVRTSYEKSVSGPELDQVKSLSGQWDEFMRINDQALKLSTQQDEELAQEVSGKGVTAFNAMQKTLDELVQQKKSEAVMKEGLSGDIFRSARIVVMVSVVIVMLLTLLMNILVHRAITSPIGRVTSRLKRIAEGDLKEEPLKVRSRDEIGTLADTVSAMNAALLDIVTRIRSVSGTIGEQSVQLGVSTMEAREGGRQIAATMEELADAAGGQADAASDAASAVDRLNASIEEAAAKGEQLAEASRQVMAKGDTGSERMARSVTQMSELADAVSESMKMVESLIGRNEGIYALVGSISSISEQTHLLAINAAIEAARAGEHGRGFAVVADEVRRLSEQVQQIVGEITAITQAIHTDSSSVADSLRQGMEQTAEGRRRIAKTGEALADITSSVGVMAETIASVSEELQMMRKTSDEMRRFSLRTAELSQQSAAGVEETSASATEQVHTNGVVASGIERLKTLSDELEQSVSRFQV
- a CDS encoding TOBE domain-containing protein — its product is MKLSARNQLEGTVTLVKAGPINAEVVIDAGGQTITSIISLDALQELEIKEGSKVTALFKASSVLLMA
- a CDS encoding deoxyguanosinetriphosphate triphosphohydrolase family protein; amino-acid sequence: MNLIDLREHRQYPEITRQETSRAAYERDYSRLIHSPTFRRLQGKSQVFGAGTGDYYRTRLTHSLEVAQIAREAAKSLLRAYPEVGMERADNPGLVLDPEVVECAAIAHDFGHPPFGHKGEEVLDGILDSLIEEKTSEKARVTGADPARKLEIYNEMRGKYEHFEGNAHNFRLIMFLEKRENIDGLNLSDAVLLGINKYPFPGTVLKKGMYQYEWDYISHIRSEWHIPPGKKTLEAQLMDLCDDIAYSAHDLEDGIKAGKIEVHEFFMHDPYILRLIVEKIMTLEDSFWDGWDEAAIRPKVEEVLNSFLSIWKEKMPTCENDYSRTRREVKAYWVSTFVGSLGVIPDGDWKKVTFVKEGREDEDLLRTVSVLKSFAWVTMIRDLRVQRLQKRSEWIVRKLWGAFLDPETSKAIIPTDWLQRFEKDQRKARPIWTWEHMVIDYIAGMTDAFAEKIYNELFGLKVGSIYDLD
- a CDS encoding ATP-binding cassette domain-containing protein, with amino-acid sequence MANVIRTHMLCKSFGTSDVITSVNMNVKSGEIYGFLGPNGAGKSTLMKMLLGLVRPTGGEVELFGQTVLAGSTEYLKRIGHLIETPVFYEKLTAEENLGLHCEYMGYYNKQAVSEALSMVRLVGVENKPVKQFSLGMKQRLGIARAISTRPELLILDEPINGLDPEGIQLMRGLFRRLRDEWGMTILISSHLLSEIEQVADTVGVLDQGRLLREVSLDSVRASTTEFVEIVTSNVTQAAFVLVDNLGISSFKQLGDRTLRVYDNSVSQEALSKELVLNDVPIESINRRHHTLEEYFFEMIKGGGEHAASHRTGV
- a CDS encoding methyltransferase domain-containing protein; this encodes MDDKLASYLYMYRSHENESGLCELELNALLQGDRLGAGLIITREKIDPGRSPYVTGRIDILASSESLDDIAEYAAGIPFAEGETFKVFCPREVEGTYDEHRRLERIVGARMAGQANMKNPGRLYGIAVHDGRIWFGTYTESDRSWQERKNKPHNYSTGLGVALARSAVNIAAPRPQGIKILDPCCGMGSVLIEGLSMGMDMTGCDLNPLAVRGARGNLRHFGYSEKTVTLGDMRELDGFYDAAVLDMPYNLCSVLPQEDTAEMLAALRRLTARAVIISTEALEEEIARAGFAVIGGCIVSKGSFQRSLWLCR
- a CDS encoding ABC transporter permease; the encoded protein is MLHLIGLEFKKGRAAGYTWGSLIAWAAIVGMISLIYFVDGNNLADPAFKDQGELLQVIEIMVRATFIIYASALLSKLIISEYKDKTMALLFTYPISRKKLIFAKLIIVFLWCFLNIVIANLLIDALFLAIDSYMGYLPDRLTRHDLFIHEGNVLMQALGAAGMSLLPLVIGLRRKSVAATVASSIFIVMIVCSNNMGFTLSSIIAIPLSLAGLGILITYLSFRNVDQMDVG